One stretch of Pigmentiphaga aceris DNA includes these proteins:
- a CDS encoding CMD domain protein: MSDLIDSAAGLVAGASLQTTRAKRDKVAAATQGSYDAIFDPVLPGLTLAERLLVAFDIASLSGVEPVAAQYRAQLEQFMLNEAERSVFTGGPTVLPEEPRLRAILTFSRTLTLAPVEGDREALLKLPAAGLSTPAVITLGQLIAFVSYQVRLVAGLRALTALGDPVPGEAELPVETNFVHPATLPPPGEPLRINGYTSETLGWSSWLDVLDVNTARPDQLAVLDASHPKARTSDYYLVLSHQPRILEQRALAFNAIMYAPGGMSRAERELASTVVSRVNGCVYCASVHAQRFEQLTRRNDVIAQVFTEPVGAGTNARERAIVDASIALTLKPGSFGADDLRALRAAGLSDLELLDMIHAIAIFAWANRLMLNLGEPVFPQQAAA; the protein is encoded by the coding sequence ATGTCCGATCTCATCGATTCCGCCGCCGGCCTCGTCGCCGGTGCTTCGCTCCAGACCACCCGCGCCAAGCGCGACAAAGTGGCCGCCGCCACGCAAGGCAGCTACGACGCCATCTTCGATCCGGTGCTGCCGGGACTGACGCTGGCCGAGCGTTTGCTTGTGGCCTTCGACATTGCCTCGCTGTCCGGCGTTGAACCGGTGGCCGCGCAATACCGCGCGCAGCTCGAGCAATTCATGTTGAACGAAGCCGAGCGCAGTGTGTTCACCGGCGGCCCCACCGTGCTGCCCGAAGAACCGCGCCTGCGCGCCATCCTGACCTTCTCGCGCACGCTCACCTTGGCCCCGGTCGAAGGCGACCGCGAGGCCCTGCTGAAGCTGCCGGCCGCCGGCCTGAGCACCCCCGCCGTCATCACGCTGGGCCAGCTGATTGCCTTCGTGTCCTACCAGGTGCGCCTGGTGGCCGGCCTGCGCGCACTGACCGCGCTGGGCGACCCGGTGCCGGGCGAGGCCGAGCTGCCGGTCGAAACCAACTTCGTGCACCCAGCCACCTTGCCGCCGCCGGGCGAACCGCTGCGCATCAACGGCTACACCAGCGAAACCCTGGGCTGGTCTTCGTGGCTGGACGTGCTGGACGTCAACACCGCCCGCCCGGATCAACTGGCCGTGCTGGATGCCAGCCACCCCAAGGCCCGCACCTCCGACTACTACCTGGTGCTGTCGCACCAGCCGCGCATTCTGGAACAGCGCGCACTGGCCTTCAACGCCATCATGTACGCCCCGGGCGGCATGTCGCGCGCCGAACGCGAACTGGCCAGCACGGTGGTATCGCGTGTGAATGGTTGCGTGTACTGCGCGTCCGTTCACGCCCAGCGTTTCGAACAACTGACCCGCCGCAACGACGTGATCGCACAAGTGTTCACCGAGCCGGTCGGCGCAGGCACCAACGCACGCGAACGCGCGATTGTCGACGCGTCGATTGCGCTGACGCTCAAGCCTGGCAGCTTCGGTGCCGATGACCTGCGCGCCTTGCGTGCCGCCGGTCTGTCCGACCTGGAACTGCTGGACATGATCCACGCCATCGCCATCTTTGCGTGGGCCAACCGCCTGATGCTGAACCTGGGCGAGCCAGTCTTCCCGCAGCAAGCCGCAGCGTGA
- a CDS encoding YbaK/EbsC family protein, with protein MSTAPELLAAGALPGLLPEHVIAALPADGVGVFRVDDDASDTAAFSERYGFGLDDCANTIVLRFKKGGAEHYAALVSLGSRRLDINGAVKAALGAQRLSFAKREDAVELSAMEFGGITAFGLPEAWPVLVDEAVMTREQVVMGAGIRQAKLLLAPDLLRGLATVQVAALTLAESE; from the coding sequence GTGAGCACCGCGCCCGAACTGCTTGCGGCCGGCGCGCTACCCGGGCTGTTGCCCGAGCACGTGATTGCCGCATTGCCCGCCGATGGTGTCGGTGTCTTCCGGGTCGATGACGACGCGTCGGACACCGCCGCCTTCAGCGAGCGCTACGGGTTTGGTCTGGACGATTGCGCCAACACCATCGTGCTGCGCTTCAAGAAGGGCGGTGCCGAGCACTACGCTGCCCTGGTCTCGCTGGGCTCGCGTCGCCTGGATATCAACGGCGCGGTGAAAGCCGCGCTGGGCGCGCAACGCCTGTCGTTCGCCAAGCGCGAAGATGCGGTCGAACTCAGCGCGATGGAGTTTGGTGGCATCACGGCTTTCGGCTTGCCGGAAGCCTGGCCGGTGCTGGTCGACGAGGCGGTGATGACGCGTGAGCAGGTGGTGATGGGGGCGGGCATCCGGCAGGCGAAGTTGCTGCTGGCACCGGACCTGTTGCGTGGCTTGGCGACCGTGCAGGTGGCGGCGCTGACGCTGGCGGAAAGCGAGTAA
- a CDS encoding TetR/AcrR family transcriptional regulator gives MKHLPPDAPPASSPDTTAAPARGPRARMRKALLTTAMEMMARGITPSIAELAEAAGVSRATAYRYFATQGELISAIVGESLGPMLEWQSDASTAAERVDALFCATYPRLEAYEVPLRAAIQVSLQQIAHQRAGVPATERPFVRGYRVQRLRSAAQPLRDQLDEAQFDRVVQALSLLYGTEVFLVLKDIWRLELDEILDVVRWTAGAILQRAEREKPVTAPSATSQLTVDPAPRRARKTVPVRKAAGIGVAAKKVEKLAKEAAKVATRSAAATHEADTASSMAQSDKIARRKTPASVDNATSGTAGRALSAEPRAARPPTQTSRRKPGR, from the coding sequence ATGAAACACCTACCGCCTGACGCACCCCCGGCATCCAGCCCGGACACCACCGCTGCACCTGCACGCGGCCCCCGTGCGCGCATGCGCAAGGCACTGCTGACAACCGCCATGGAAATGATGGCACGCGGCATCACTCCGTCGATTGCCGAACTTGCCGAGGCTGCTGGCGTATCGCGTGCAACGGCTTACCGATATTTTGCTACGCAAGGCGAGCTGATTTCGGCCATTGTGGGTGAAAGCCTGGGGCCGATGCTGGAGTGGCAGTCAGACGCATCGACCGCCGCTGAGCGCGTCGATGCGCTTTTCTGCGCCACCTACCCACGACTTGAAGCGTACGAGGTCCCGCTGCGCGCGGCTATACAGGTATCCCTGCAGCAGATCGCGCATCAACGGGCCGGCGTGCCGGCAACCGAACGCCCGTTTGTGCGGGGTTATCGGGTGCAGCGACTGCGTAGTGCTGCGCAACCGCTGCGCGATCAGCTGGACGAGGCGCAGTTCGACCGCGTGGTGCAGGCCTTGTCGCTGTTGTACGGCACCGAGGTTTTCCTGGTGCTGAAGGATATCTGGCGGCTGGAGCTGGACGAGATTCTTGATGTGGTGCGCTGGACAGCAGGCGCGATTCTGCAACGGGCGGAGCGGGAAAAACCTGTGACGGCACCAAGTGCGACGTCGCAGCTGACAGTTGATCCCGCGCCACGCCGAGCACGCAAGACAGTCCCGGTGCGCAAGGCTGCGGGTATTGGCGTGGCGGCAAAGAAGGTGGAAAAGCTGGCGAAAGAGGCGGCGAAGGTGGCAACAAGGTCTGCGGCTGCGACACATGAAGCCGATACGGCAAGCAGCATGGCGCAGTCAGACAAGATTGCTCGCCGCAAAACACCGGCATCTGTGGACAACGCCACATCTGGCACAGCGGGAAGAGCATTGTCGGCCGAGCCACGCGCAGCCAGACCGCCTACACAGACATCACGTCGCAAACCGGGGCGTTGA
- a CDS encoding Tm-1-like ATP-binding domain-containing protein → MSNPGRRPPAHIYLVGTFDTKAAELLHLAALIRGLGAPVTTVDVSTLHSDPRADIPADQVAAVHPGGAAAVFTGDRGSAISAMSQALPRWLSQRNDIGALIGIGGSGGVALIIPAMRALPVGLPKLMVSSMLRQDLGPAGDRTDIATMYSVTDVAGINRISRRIFANAAGMIVGAFHQAQRQADAEDSRPAIGLSMFGVTTSCVRAVSSQLEADYDCVVFHATGSGGMAMEKLVDSGLLSGLIDLTTTEVCDYLFGGVLACTADRFGAVERTRIPYVGSCGALDMINFGRPETVPAQHLGRRFYPHNTNVTLMRTTPVENAAIGRWIGERLNRCDGHVRFLLPQGGVSALDAPGREFHDPEADQALFDALTATVKQTDRRRLVRVPHHINDPEFAAVAVAHFRSIIQADGTPVPFATNV, encoded by the coding sequence TTGAGCAATCCCGGTCGCCGCCCACCTGCCCATATCTATCTTGTGGGCACGTTTGATACCAAAGCCGCCGAGCTGCTGCACCTGGCGGCGCTCATCCGTGGCCTGGGCGCACCGGTGACTACGGTCGACGTATCCACGCTGCACAGTGATCCGCGCGCAGACATTCCCGCCGATCAGGTTGCCGCCGTGCATCCGGGTGGGGCCGCGGCGGTCTTCACGGGTGACCGTGGCTCGGCGATCAGTGCAATGAGCCAAGCCTTGCCGCGTTGGCTGAGCCAGCGCAACGACATCGGCGCGCTCATCGGCATTGGTGGATCCGGTGGCGTTGCGTTGATCATTCCCGCCATGCGCGCCTTGCCGGTCGGTTTGCCCAAGCTGATGGTGTCGAGCATGCTGCGGCAAGACCTTGGCCCGGCTGGCGATCGGACCGACATTGCGACCATGTATTCGGTCACCGACGTGGCCGGCATCAACCGGATCTCGCGCCGCATATTCGCCAATGCCGCGGGCATGATCGTGGGCGCTTTTCATCAGGCCCAGCGCCAGGCCGACGCAGAGGACAGCCGGCCAGCCATTGGCCTGTCGATGTTCGGGGTCACCACGTCTTGTGTCCGGGCGGTCTCCAGCCAGTTGGAAGCCGACTACGACTGCGTGGTGTTCCATGCCACCGGCAGCGGTGGCATGGCAATGGAAAAGCTGGTGGACAGTGGCTTGTTGAGCGGCTTGATCGACCTGACCACGACCGAAGTCTGCGACTACCTGTTCGGTGGCGTACTGGCCTGCACGGCAGACCGTTTCGGCGCGGTCGAACGTACCCGCATTCCATACGTGGGGTCGTGCGGTGCGTTGGACATGATCAACTTCGGCCGCCCCGAGACCGTACCGGCGCAGCATCTGGGTCGCCGCTTCTACCCACACAACACGAACGTGACGCTGATGCGCACAACGCCTGTTGAAAACGCCGCGATCGGTCGCTGGATCGGTGAACGTCTGAACCGTTGCGACGGGCATGTGCGTTTCCTGCTGCCGCAGGGCGGCGTGTCGGCGCTGGATGCCCCTGGCCGTGAATTCCATGACCCGGAAGCCGACCAGGCGTTGTTCGACGCATTGACCGCCACCGTCAAGCAGACCGACCGCCGTCGCCTGGTGAGGGTGCCGCATCACATCAACGACCCGGAATTCGCTGCCGTTGCCGTGGCGCATTTCAGGTCGATCATCCAGGCGGACGGCACCCCAGTGCCATTCGCGACAAACGTGTAG
- a CDS encoding mechanosensitive ion channel family protein — translation MLDEFFQGFSMRALLLSLRAGFTQLSFLGHLALTVFVLITAMIVSRLISRYYRKPGTGTTEAKRMAYLVARNTLGGVTAVLLLFIWAGELRTFALSIAALAAAVAIVCKEFFMNGLGSLMRAVARPYSIGDVIELGAMKGEVLEIDFLSTRLLEQGPSGYVTGRTYEFPNMMVLLNPIRKLSHTGRFVHELVRVPMDPAGNVARAERLLREAGETVCADWIEAADAHFRRLESSHLIALPESRPLAMIEPVDPKRVDILLRFPCQSNRRLATSQAILHAYYVLAKEPDPDELPDEQDTPSAEVPAPAAAPESMAAPIGKII, via the coding sequence ATGCTCGACGAGTTCTTCCAGGGTTTTTCAATGCGCGCGCTGCTGCTCAGCCTGCGCGCCGGTTTCACCCAGCTCAGCTTCCTGGGCCACCTTGCGCTGACCGTGTTCGTGCTGATCACGGCCATGATCGTGTCGCGCCTGATCTCACGCTACTACCGCAAGCCAGGTACGGGCACGACCGAGGCCAAACGCATGGCCTACCTGGTCGCCCGCAACACGCTGGGCGGGGTCACGGCCGTGTTGCTGCTGTTCATCTGGGCGGGCGAGCTGCGTACCTTCGCCTTGTCGATCGCGGCCCTGGCTGCGGCAGTGGCCATCGTCTGCAAGGAATTCTTCATGAACGGCCTGGGCTCGCTGATGCGCGCGGTGGCCCGGCCGTACTCGATCGGTGACGTGATCGAACTGGGCGCAATGAAGGGTGAGGTGCTGGAAATCGATTTCCTGTCGACCCGCCTGCTGGAACAAGGCCCGTCCGGCTATGTCACCGGCCGCACCTACGAATTCCCGAACATGATGGTGTTGCTCAATCCCATCCGCAAGCTGTCTCACACCGGTCGTTTTGTGCATGAACTGGTGCGGGTACCGATGGACCCGGCAGGCAATGTCGCGCGTGCCGAACGTCTGTTGCGGGAAGCCGGCGAGACGGTCTGTGCCGACTGGATCGAAGCTGCCGACGCCCACTTCCGCCGCCTGGAATCGTCGCACCTGATTGCTTTGCCCGAATCCCGTCCGTTGGCCATGATCGAACCGGTGGACCCCAAGCGGGTAGACATCCTGCTGCGCTTCCCATGCCAGTCGAACCGTCGCCTGGCCACGTCGCAAGCAATTCTTCACGCCTACTACGTGCTGGCCAAAGAGCCGGACCCTGACGAGTTGCCAGACGAGCAGGACACGCCTTCCGCTGAGGTGCCTGCGCCGGCTGCGGCCCCCGAGTCCATGGCTGCGCCCATCGGTAAAATCATATGA
- a CDS encoding FAD-dependent monooxygenase yields the protein MNAIPSSSGALVVGTGTAGLATALALARQGIPVSLLGPRAPIPAAAGDTYDPRVYAVSPASQAFLAKLGVWDLLPPERIARIESMDVMGAAPSTAPVLTDDAPSSSAASTSSTPGRIQLSAWQGNLPALAWVVEGRELERVLRQAVGVLGVAWTQERFVALGMGDPSAPLEVTTDAGRILRTELAIGADGAESPLRKAAGLSSHGSDYEATGLVVHLDVEQPHQGVALQWFTPDGVLALLPMPDTADGAQVSMVWSMETTQANALLALPAAEQASALAARLQTVAGDRVGRIRVRGTLHGFPLRVRSANPMVMARVALVGDAAHLIHPLAGQGLNLGLGDAAGLAAAITEREHFRRIGDLRVLRRYARARAPALLAMRAATDGLYRLFTPQDPLLGWVRNTGMALVDRLPPIKRALIAGASKF from the coding sequence ATGAACGCAATTCCCTCTTCCAGCGGTGCGCTGGTGGTCGGCACCGGCACTGCCGGGCTGGCAACCGCGCTGGCGCTGGCCCGCCAGGGCATCCCGGTGTCCCTGCTCGGCCCGCGTGCGCCGATCCCGGCGGCTGCCGGCGACACCTACGACCCGCGCGTCTACGCCGTCTCGCCAGCCAGCCAGGCATTCCTGGCCAAGCTGGGCGTCTGGGACCTGTTGCCGCCCGAGCGCATTGCGCGCATCGAATCCATGGATGTCATGGGCGCAGCACCGTCGACCGCGCCCGTGCTGACCGACGATGCGCCGTCCAGTTCCGCCGCCAGCACCTCGTCGACGCCGGGCCGCATTCAACTCAGCGCCTGGCAGGGCAATCTGCCCGCCTTGGCCTGGGTAGTCGAAGGCCGCGAGCTGGAGCGCGTGCTGCGCCAGGCGGTTGGCGTGCTGGGGGTGGCCTGGACGCAGGAGCGTTTTGTCGCGCTCGGCATGGGTGATCCCAGCGCGCCGCTGGAGGTCACCACCGACGCGGGGCGCATTCTGCGCACCGAACTGGCGATTGGTGCCGACGGGGCCGAATCGCCGCTGCGCAAGGCCGCAGGCTTGAGCAGCCACGGATCGGACTACGAAGCCACCGGGCTGGTCGTTCACCTGGACGTTGAACAGCCACATCAAGGTGTCGCCTTGCAGTGGTTCACGCCAGACGGCGTGCTGGCCTTGCTGCCCATGCCGGACACCGCCGACGGCGCGCAGGTGTCGATGGTGTGGTCGATGGAAACCACGCAAGCCAACGCCTTGCTGGCCTTGCCCGCCGCCGAGCAGGCAAGTGCCCTGGCCGCACGTCTTCAGACTGTGGCGGGTGACCGGGTCGGACGCATCCGGGTACGCGGCACATTGCACGGTTTCCCCCTGCGAGTGCGCAGCGCCAACCCGATGGTGATGGCACGCGTGGCCCTGGTGGGCGACGCCGCCCACCTGATACATCCGCTGGCCGGGCAGGGCTTGAACCTTGGTCTGGGCGATGCGGCCGGGCTGGCGGCAGCCATCACCGAGCGGGAACATTTCCGCCGTATCGGTGATCTCAGGGTACTGCGCCGCTATGCGCGTGCACGCGCACCGGCCCTGCTGGCCATGCGCGCCGCCACCGATGGCCTGTATCGTCTGTTCACGCCGCAAGACCCGCTGCTGGGCTGGGTGCGCAACACCGGCATGGCGCTGGTGGACCGCTTGCCGCCGATCAAGCGTGCGCTGATCGCCGGGGCGTCGAAATTCTGA
- a CDS encoding DsbC family protein: protein MQHTKASMETQTAAQQIGKRLGLALASIAMVAASMMGAVSPASAQTPAAAKAPTTAAAPATPTAAEESVRKRFIERFDGAEIDSVTHTPYGLYELRLGSQLIYTDEAVSYVLQGNLIDVATRRNVTKERIDALMAVRFKDLPLDLAIKQVRGNGARKVALFEDPNCGYCKQLRQSMEGVDNVTIYTFLYPILSEDSMTKAKNILCSATPGKVWDDWMLKGRTPARTAGCDTSPIDRTLTFGQSIQVRGTPTIIFSDDTRVGGAIPADQFKAKLDSLPKS, encoded by the coding sequence GTGCAACACACCAAGGCAAGCATGGAAACGCAGACGGCGGCCCAGCAGATCGGCAAGCGTCTGGGACTGGCACTCGCCAGCATCGCGATGGTCGCAGCCAGCATGATGGGGGCGGTTTCACCCGCGTCAGCGCAGACGCCTGCCGCAGCAAAAGCACCAACGACTGCTGCGGCACCCGCCACCCCGACCGCTGCCGAAGAATCCGTGCGCAAACGCTTCATCGAACGCTTCGACGGTGCCGAGATCGACAGCGTCACGCACACGCCTTACGGCCTGTACGAACTGCGCCTGGGTTCCCAGCTGATCTACACCGACGAAGCTGTCAGCTACGTGTTGCAAGGCAACCTGATCGACGTCGCTACCCGCCGCAACGTCACCAAGGAACGCATCGACGCGCTGATGGCGGTGCGCTTCAAGGACCTGCCGCTGGACTTGGCGATCAAGCAGGTACGCGGCAACGGCGCACGCAAGGTGGCACTGTTCGAAGACCCCAACTGCGGCTACTGCAAGCAGTTGCGCCAGTCGATGGAAGGCGTGGACAACGTCACCATCTACACCTTCCTGTACCCCATCCTGTCGGAAGACTCGATGACCAAGGCGAAGAACATCCTGTGCTCGGCCACGCCGGGCAAGGTGTGGGACGACTGGATGCTCAAGGGCCGTACGCCCGCGCGTACGGCAGGTTGCGACACCAGCCCCATCGATCGCACGCTGACCTTCGGCCAAAGCATCCAGGTGCGCGGCACGCCCACCATCATCTTCTCGGACGACACCCGCGTAGGCGGTGCCATCCCGGCAGACCAGTTCAAGGCCAAGCTGGATTCCTTGCCCAAGAGCTGA
- the mltA gene encoding murein transglycosylase A codes for MTGALWLAACSTPPAADGDEEVEVAPSTPVPATPSTPGTSSPPPFVLTPPGPSTGGVSPPPPTLPLPTTARFVRSPWNSLPGWHTDTVEDTWVAFQRNCDAIVARAGKTVATNASAWVATGPWMPVCAAAKDLARRGPQAGQVRRFLEERLEPWVVGTARGDAVTGLVTGYYEPLVQASRVQGGVYQWPLYTAPADLLTIDLGSMYPELTGKRVRGKLVGNRVVPYDSRAEIENSPQRPPAIVWVNDPVDAFFLQVQGSGRAELVDGPNRGGVIRVAYADHNGHPYVSIGKWLVDQGQLTLAQASMQNIKAWARANPGRVREMLNANPAMVFFREEAVNDVGDGPRGAFGVPLTPGRSIAVDPSIVPLGSPVFLATTYPNTNQPLTHMAFAQDTGAAIKGAARADMFWGFGAQAGEQAGRMKQPGKMWVLWPRGSAPQSAR; via the coding sequence ATGACTGGCGCGCTGTGGCTGGCAGCTTGCTCTACCCCGCCCGCCGCCGATGGTGACGAAGAGGTGGAAGTGGCCCCGTCTACACCCGTTCCGGCCACCCCGAGCACACCTGGCACGTCCAGCCCCCCGCCCTTCGTGCTGACGCCCCCCGGGCCGAGCACCGGTGGCGTAAGCCCCCCGCCCCCCACCCTGCCCCTGCCGACCACTGCACGCTTCGTGCGCAGTCCCTGGAATTCCCTGCCCGGCTGGCATACCGATACGGTCGAGGACACCTGGGTGGCGTTCCAGCGCAATTGCGATGCGATCGTGGCGCGCGCGGGCAAGACGGTGGCGACCAATGCATCGGCCTGGGTGGCCACCGGCCCGTGGATGCCGGTTTGCGCCGCCGCCAAAGACTTGGCGCGTCGTGGTCCCCAGGCGGGACAGGTGCGACGCTTCCTGGAAGAACGGCTGGAACCCTGGGTGGTTGGCACGGCGCGTGGCGATGCGGTCACTGGGCTGGTAACGGGCTATTACGAACCTTTGGTGCAGGCGTCGCGTGTGCAAGGCGGCGTCTATCAGTGGCCGCTGTATACCGCGCCGGCCGACTTGTTGACCATCGACTTGGGTAGCATGTACCCGGAACTGACGGGCAAGCGGGTGCGCGGCAAGTTGGTGGGCAACCGGGTGGTGCCTTACGACTCGCGCGCCGAGATCGAGAACAGCCCGCAGCGTCCGCCTGCCATTGTGTGGGTCAATGACCCGGTTGATGCGTTCTTCCTGCAGGTGCAGGGCTCGGGCCGTGCCGAGCTGGTCGATGGCCCGAACCGGGGCGGTGTCATTCGCGTGGCGTATGCCGATCACAACGGTCATCCGTATGTGTCGATCGGCAAGTGGCTGGTTGACCAGGGCCAGTTGACGCTGGCGCAGGCCTCGATGCAGAACATCAAGGCCTGGGCACGCGCCAATCCGGGTCGCGTGCGCGAGATGTTGAACGCCAATCCGGCGATGGTGTTCTTCCGTGAAGAAGCGGTCAACGATGTGGGCGATGGCCCACGCGGTGCGTTCGGTGTGCCGCTGACGCCCGGACGTTCGATTGCGGTCGACCCAAGCATCGTGCCGCTGGGCAGCCCGGTGTTCCTGGCGACGACTTATCCGAACACCAATCAGCCGCTGACCCACATGGCGTTTGCGCAGGACACGGGTGCGGCCATCAAGGGCGCAGCGCGGGCCGACATGTTCTGGGGCTTCGGTGCCCAAGCGGGTGAACAGGCTGGCCGCATGAAGCAGCCCGGCAAGATGTGGGTGCTGTGGCCACGCGGCAGTGCGCCGCAGTCGGCGCGTTGA
- the apaG gene encoding Co2+/Mg2+ efflux protein ApaG: MKTLELSVTVSPRYLAEHSDPARQQYVFAYTIRITNTGSQPAQLISRHWTIVDGEQAVQEVRGLGVVGQQPLLKPGESFEYTSGCPLKTPVGSMRGTYHCVGEDGTPFEALIPEFVLAMPRTLH, from the coding sequence ATGAAAACTCTTGAATTGTCCGTCACCGTTTCGCCGCGTTATCTGGCGGAACACTCCGATCCGGCCCGGCAGCAGTACGTCTTTGCCTACACCATCCGCATCACCAATACCGGCTCGCAGCCTGCGCAACTGATCAGCCGCCACTGGACCATCGTCGACGGCGAACAAGCCGTCCAAGAGGTCCGTGGCCTGGGCGTGGTCGGGCAGCAGCCCCTGCTGAAACCCGGCGAGAGTTTCGAGTACACCAGCGGCTGTCCCCTGAAGACGCCGGTCGGTTCCATGCGAGGCACGTATCATTGCGTCGGCGAGGACGGCACTCCCTTCGAGGCCTTGATCCCCGAATTTGTGCTGGCCATGCCACGTACGCTGCACTGA